tataaaaataaattaaacttttacactttttacttttttttttataccacccaccaaaacacaaaatatattaaaataataatatttatactaataaaatatatatatatttgtataccCAACCTAAACACTTTGCAAACTTATTCCCATTACCGTTTTCTGCTCCAACCATACTACATCATATGCTCTCTAAACAACGTAAATAATATGTTCCTCAAacccaaaatttaataaaattataaataggcCCTTCAAGTTTATAGAGGTTTTGATTAGatgtttaactttttatataatttatttcaaagttttaatttaattgaatttttatatttagttatgtatataatttatttatatatttaatttttttgtttttttcttatatatttttattaataatttttacatatcataaatttaaaataataaataatattaataaaaaaactaagaactaaaaactaaaaaaaatacaataattacatttcataaaaatacataaaaataaaaattaaatttcttacattaattaaaaatacatattttctaattcttaaaaataaaaattacatttttcacaataattaaaaatataatataaattaacaatcaatcaattttttaatgGGATGACTTCATAAAAATATTgagatttaatttgtaaaattgataaatatatagatagttattgaaaaggttaaaaagtttgtataaaaaaatattcctaAAATATTCTCTTGAgttttgaaaatgagtttttaagTTTGATTGAATTACGGTTTAGACGTGATATTTACCTGATATTTACCGCATTTtacattttgagtttgagaataaaTTTTTAGGTTAAAGATGGTAAGAGCACCTCCAATCCACACCTAAAATCTAACTCATGCCCAAATTCATTGCCAAAATGAGTTTTTCATCCTTCTCCCTCctacaaataaaaaaacccaaatttgtgTTTACCCTattcaaaaactaaaaaaaataaattaaaatgtagtCCTCTAActattagtatatattttatatatttagtattgtatataatttatttatttgcttaattattttgtttttatcgtatatctttttattaatatatatatatatatatatatttatttgtgtttatttaataatttttaatttgatttttaataatgtttgttttgattaattttttcatactcgtataatttaatttgtatttatttaatgatgtttaattttttttatgtatataaattattaatttataattaattttatcataattttctccaattgaatgaaaaaaatattgtggTTCAATTTgtaaaatctataaatatatagttagtattaaaaaagttaaaaaaaaatgatataaaaaaatatactaaaaatattctttttagtttgaaaatgagttttctggttaaagataaatttatatttgatgtgACTGTtattgagtttgagaatgaatttttaAGTTGGAGATGGTttaataacctatataatttatacattttaatacattcttattatttatatagaattcattaattttaatttttatacatgAATTTTATTACTCGAGTTACTATAATGGATTgctgtaatttatttttatttaaattaaaaccaaCTGGTTAAagatttattgattttttctgttagaattatatatttacaagtatatgaaaataaaattgctcTGCTGCCTGGATATTTCCTTTATGCTTCAATGAACTTTCATATATCccttgaattttttataattaatgttttaaatcTGTAATTTGGAAAATCATTGCCTACTTAAAGGAGCAACAATAGTCATTTAAacccaaagaaaaatctctCTTTCTCTGAAATTACACTCGATCAATATATTGATATGGCTGCCAAACGTCTTTCCGATGATTATTCCGGCAAGAATCAAGAACAGCCACCAGCAAAACGAACCAACCTACCGTCTTTTCTTCCGTAAATCTCTTTTTACATATCATTCtccgattttttttattattattataagaaactAGTGTTACCCCACTTCCATTTAAGGTGTTCTAAACAATATTCGAAACCAAACCGtgaaatttcttttaaaaactaatctTGACACTTGAACTATCTTATGATGTAGAATGATCAAGGAAGTTACAAAGAACCCGGAGAAATTCATGAAGGACTTTTGCTCCATCTTGGAACCAATCCTTAGAAAAGTGgtatgaaattgtttttaaaatttaagatttttttattatattgaatgATATGATGTGATCTTAACTAACCATCAAACTTCTAGAAGCAATTTTAATTCTATGACTTTTTCAGGTTTGTGAAGAAGTGGAAGGTGAATTAAAAAGAATTCTATTAATGTCAACTCTAAGCAAAACTCCATCTTTTCAAACTGAAATACATCCGTTACTAACTTTAAAGTTTTCGAATAGACTTTGTCTTCCCATATTCACTGGAACCAAAATAACAGACATAGACAAGAACCCTCTTAAAATCTTCCTCGTGAACTTAAACCGAGATGAGAATTTTGTGTTATCGACACCTCTAAAGTTGGAACTTGTTGTCATTGATGGCGAGTTTTCTGATGGAGACCAAACCAATTGGACCTCGGATGAGTTTGAAAGAAGTATAGTTAAGGCGAGGGATGGGAAAAGACCACTATTGGTTGGAGAATTGATGGTTAGTATGAGAGACGGTTATGCTCTTGTTGGGAAAATTGAGATCACCGATAATTCGAGTTGGCTTAAGAGCCGGAAGTTTCGGATAGGAGTTAGGGTTGTACAAGGGGGTGGAGATGATGTTCAAGTTCGCGAGGCTTTGACCGAGGCTTTCGTTGTTAAGGATCATCGAGGAGAATGTAAGCTTCTACTTGCTCTTTTTTTTAACTCaagtgaaatattttaaaacttctAAATGACAAATAACTTTGCATGCATGACTAATTGTTTCTAAACGAAAAATTGATCCTTTTTGGTTTCCAAATATAGTGTACAAGAAGAACCATCCACCAATGTTGCGAGATGAGCTATGGAGGCTCGAGAAGATTGGAAAACAAGGAGTTTTTCTTAGAAGGCTAAACTCAGCTGGCATTAAAAATGTCCAAGACTTCTTGAAACTCTATTACGTCGACCACTTAAGACTTCGAGATGTACCTACTAAACCTTACTTTTATTATGAAGCACTTATCTTCTTTTGTTTCGTTAGGAGTAAGATTATATGATTTTCTTTGACAAATCTACATATTTGGTGAACATTTCAAACAGATATTTGGAAATATGATGTCGGACAAAATTTGGAATGTGATTGTCAAGCAAGCTAAGACATGCATCTTAGACAATAAGGTCTACATACATAGGAGAAACAATTATATCCTCTTCTTGAATCCTATTTGTCAAGTGGTGAAGGCTATAATTGATGGCCAAACATTTCATAAGGTAGACTCATCGAATGCCGTTATTAGGGTAAGTCTCACATTTCATATCGTAGGGTGAGTAGTATCATGAAAAAGTTATTGAATTTAGAAACTTGTAAACGTATTTGTAGAGCTTAGTTAAAGAAGCTTACGATAATTGGCATTCACTAGAGGAATACGATGAGCAAACTCAAGGTACCAAgctatttgtatatttttttggttgtaAACTATCTTCCTATAGGCGTCACAATAATATGATGCATGTTAATGCGCAGGTGATCAAATGATATGTCAACAATATTACAACAATCATCAAAACATTCATACGAGATCAAACAATTTCTATATGCATGCTTGTCTACCggataaatcaattaaaattggtGATACTAATAGTAATGTACCCGACAATATATGTGACACGTTATTAAATGAATGTTTTATTTCAGACGTTCAACCGGGATATAGTGTCATTGTGAATAATAATATCCAAAACCCTTATTTGAACAATGATGCAACTAACATAACTTCTTATTTGACTATGGATGACTAATTCAGAAGTTGAAGGTGTAGATATTACTATTGTTATgtgtaataatatttcaaaccCTTCATCCATCATCCATGGACCACGATCGATCCAACACAAGTCACTTGGTTGATTACTATTTGTGTAAATAGTATGAAGGAGTTCTTAAGTTTGTGCATAAACTTAATTAGATGTTCTTTGAAGAGACTAAAAAGAACCatttacttaattttgttttctctaGCTACCAAATGGGTAGTTTGTACAtatgtttgttgttttattttatgatcttcaatgtaatttttttaatgatacaAATGTAatcttaattttgttttctctaGCTACCAAATGGGTagtttgtatatatttttgttgttttattttatgatcttcaatgtaatttttttaatgatacaAATGTAATCTTAATAatgttgtatattttattttttttatttttgtaattaagtGGGAAAAGAatctttgataaataaatagacTCTTGTCACTTACTTATGTTGAAATTGTGAAAACTGACATGTCTgtatttttctaatttgtttaaaatttatacttttttttaataactgattcagataaaataatattcttggtttatacttgtttttaataacatttatccGTTCACTCCAGTTTCGAAGTGTTTCTAAACATGGTCAAATATGGAggtatttgtaatttttatatatgaagTAGTATTATACAtgatattttagataaataattatatcaataataagtgatttttttaacttattaatatatataattttaaaaatacaattttaatacgTAGTTTGAATGacacaatatattaaaatttataatgtcATAAAGGGacgaatttaaaaattagagttGATGTGGACTTTAAATTGTTTGGAATgggcttaaaaaataaaataaaatttgtggaTATAACGAATggataaatatttgttttgtcattttttaaaaattaaataaataataaattaaatttaatatttttttaaaactagatAATCATGCTacatttttattctaatattcGGACTAAGCTGAAATCCATTGTTGTAATTATGGGTCATTATTTTCAAGAGTGGATTTATTTAAGGGCTCGAGTGGGCTAAATACAATCCAAAAAAAATACGGTATAAATGAGTCGTTATATCcctaattcttaaaattttaatttaattaactacTACTTTTTAtctaactagcatttagcccgtgcatttgcacgagtaataatataaaaatcgtaaaaaaaaattacgtataacattttttgacattttttaaccgttttaagtttatgggtgagtcaacccataatccgacccaaatatccatttactcaacatcattatatattagttagttaaaaagttgaacttatattaatattaaaacgtcccgcgtttatcaaatttggtgttgaatttaaaatataaagtctttgtagcctagttggttaaagagttgtacttattttgttaggttgcaagttcgaaacatacctctagcatttttaattttatttttaaccgttttaaattaaaaaacgggtcaacccacaatccgacccaagtatccaaattaaccacagctctcgacccggcaatccggacactttaaaaattaagcatcattatatatatatatagattagttagttaaaaagttgaacttatattaatattaaaacgtcccgcgtttatcaaatttggtgttgaatttaaaatataaagtctttgtagcttagttggttaaagagttgtacttgttttgttaggttgcaagttcgaaacatacctctagcatttttaattttatttttaaccgttttaaatttaaaaacgggtcaacccacaatccgacccaagtatccaaattaaccacagctctcgacccggcaatccggacactttaaaaattaagcatcattatatatatatagattagttagttaaaaagttgaacttatattaatattaaaacgtcccgcgtttatcaaatttggtgttgaatttaaaatatgaagtctttgtagcctagttggttaaagagttgtacttgttttgttaggttgcaagttcgaaacatacctctagcatttttaattttatttttaaccgttttaaatttaaaaacgggtcaacccacaatccgacccaagtatccaaattaaccacagctctcgacccggcaatccggacactttaaaaattaagcatcattatatatatatagattagttagttaaaaagttgaacttatattaatattaaaacgtcccgcgtttatcaaattacggataacattttttgacattttttaaccgttttaagtttatgggtgagtcaacccataatccgacccaagtatccatttactcaacatcattatatattagttagttaaaagttgaacttatattaatattaaaacgtcccgcgtttatcaaatttggtgttgaatttaaaatataaagtctttgtagcctagttggttaaagagttgtacttattttgttaggttgcaagttcgaaacatacctctagcatttttaattttatttttaaccgttttaaatttaaaaacgggtcaacccacaatccgacccaagtatccaaattaaccacagctctcgacccggcaatccggacactttaaaaattaagcatcattatatatatatagattagttagttaaaaagttgaacttatattaatattaaaacgtcccgcgtttatcaaatttggtgttgaatttaaaatataaagtctttgtagcctagttggttaaagagttgtacttgttttgttaggttgcaagttcgaaacatacctctagcatttttaattttatttttaaccgttttaaatttaaaaacgggtcaacccacaatccgacccaagtatccaaattaaccacagctctcgacccggcaatccggacactttaaaaattaagcatcattatatatatatagatttcttaaaaaaaaagacaaaacttacatttatccattctcgttttattcataattgtctcgttatatttttaaacatgtttGCCTCATTTGAATTTTGGATCCTTCCCAACTTGTTTTTGTAATATGTTTGGTGAGTCAATTTTGTGATAtgaacttttatatatttagtcaTTTGAAGgtatgtatgttttttttaaaattaatataatatatgatattaaataatgacattaaaaatgataaaaataaaaatggtggGAAAAGGGCGAATACAAGTTTGAATACTTTTCAAATGGGAGACCCACTtgttcaaaaaaaatcaaaaagtaCCTCTTACGTGGAAATTTCATAtcattttcctttttattttaattcaactaaaaaaataatattttaaaaaaggctgtttatttcaaaattgaAGTAGAATTCAAATACTAAAAAGTTTTATGATCAATTATTCATCTTTTACAAAGTTCAGGACATATTTGGCTAATTCTCTCTTCCTTTTTATTtctaagaagaaaaataaaataaaaaatgaaatattggGTCCCACTTCATTGAATGGCTATcgatttttctttttcaatttatttatttattttctcatataaACTGAAAATGGATGTAGACGGCGGTTGACGGAGAAACAAGGGCGGACGATAAGTGAGAGAGAATCATCGGCAACTGCGAGCTCCGACTCCGATTCCGACGCCGATTCCGACTCCGACTCCGACTCCGATCATCTTAGAGGAACGGAGCCATTACCTCGGGGAAGGTCCGGCCAGCAGCATCGAAAATTAGGTACTCTAGAGTATCGATTTTACAGTTTAATAGATGAATAGTTTTGTTTTGCACTAGCTCCTGACAATTTGAAACTGTAGATTGAGGTCTATAGTTCATATCTTGTTTGTAGGTAGATATGATATAATCGAGTTTACTTACTGAAGATTGATTTTGTATTATTCATACAGTTTATCAGTTTTTGTTATAGTTTCTTCACTCAAATCTAGTGATGAATCAGATTTTTGAGGCTGTATTCTGCAATTAGATTAGACTGTAAGCTTGCTGGTTTTGATCTGAAACTTGTTTATATGCTGTAACTATCCTTTGCAATGgttgttttcttcttctcaaTCTGCTAGTTTCTTTATAATGATTCAAACTTATGATGTGAATGATTTGTGGTGAATGttctttgttttaattaatgattcaAACTTACATGTTAATGCTACCTTAAATCTTAGGTTCTTGTGTATTCCCAATCATATAATGTCAGGGAAGATACAATTCTCTTTGTAATGTATTTGACTTCTATTTCTTAGTTGATGCATTCCATGGTTTAGATTCACTTATGCAATTGGATGCCATTTAAAATCGAATTTTCTATATGATGATGTAATGGCCCTATCTAAAAACCTGAGTATTTTCAGTTTAAAATCCATCAATGACTAGTATTGAGATGTTTATCTTATGATTTGGCATGAAATTTTCCACATTTTATAACGATTAGCAGCTTGAAAATGATCTACAGATCTTCCACACATAGGAAGGGGGAAAAGGGTTGTGTGTTTGTTGGGGAAGATATGTCTTTGAGAATAAAGGCAGTTGTGGACAAGTTCGTGCAGGAGTTGAAAGAGGCGCTCGATGCAGACATACAAGATAGAATCATGAAGGAAAGGGAAATGCAGAGCTATATCGAAGAGCGAGAACGTGAGGTAGCAGAACGTGAAGCTGCTTGGAAGTCTGAGCTTTCTCAACGAGAGGTATTGTGTTCTATGTAGTATTAACTGTTATAGTAAATCCATATTCTTCTGAAGATTGTCTATCTTGATCTTGATCATTTGTTTCCTCATTCATCAGGCAGAGATAGCTAGACAAGAAGCAAGGTTGAAAATGGAAAGGGAAAATTTGGAGAAAGAGAAAAGTGTGTTGATGGGGACTGCGTCGAATCAAGATAACCAGGACGGGGCTCTTGAAATCACGGTTAGCGGGGAGAAGTTTAGATGTCTTAGATTCTCCAAGGcaaaaaagtaaagaaaaatgtCTTCCTTCTATTAAGGTTAGTAGATTATAGAAATTCTTGTTattgtattattgaattattacaAATGAATCAATGAAACAATATCCTAAATTTATCTAGCAATATGTTTTCGGTAATAAAGATTCTACAATTCAGAAGAAGAAAGATCAACAAACTCACTATCACCATCGTGTTTCAATTCGAATCCCTCCTTCTGAATGCCTTGTAGGATTTCTAACACCTCGTCCATTGTCGGCCTAAAGTCTTTTGAATCTTGTAAGCACTGAAATGCCAACTCCGCGACCTTATCGACCATCATCCTAGTCTTGTAATCCGACTCGTATCCAATAGCAGGGTCCACAAGCTCGTGCAGAGTGTGGCATTGGATCTTGTTGATAGCCATGTCGGATAAGTTAATCTCGCGTCTATGCCTGGTAATGTCCACGGCGGGCATTGACGATATCAGCTCGATGAGAACCACCCCAAAGCTATAGACGTCGCTCTTATCGGTTAGCTGGTAACACTTGTGGTACTCGGGATCTACGTATCCAGGTGTGCCTTGTGGTGCGGTTGAGACGTGGGTGACGTGTGTAGGGAAGAGACGGGAGAGCCCGAAATCGGCAACCTTGACGGTGAAATTGTCGTCGAGGAGGATGTTCGCGGTCTTCACGTCGCGGTGGATGACGTCCGACGCGTGTAGATATGAAAGAGCCGTTGCGGTCTCGACCGCGATGCTCATACGCGAGTTCCACGAGAGGGATCCGGGGGAGGATCTCTTCCCGTGGAGGTGATCCGCGATGGTCCCGTTTGAGATGTACTCGTAGACGAGGAGCGGGGTTTGTGATTTGTAGGAGGTGCAACCGTATAAGGTTACGAGATTCTTGTGGCGGAGACGGGCGAGAAGCTCGATTTCGTTGACGAATTGCTCGAATCGCTTGTAGTTGTTGTCGTGTAGTCTTTTGACGGCGACGAGTCGCCCGTCGCGAAGCTTGCCTAAGTAGACGGAGGCGAAGCCTCCGTCCCCGAGCTCTCGGCTCGAGTTAAAGTGGCAAGTGGCTTTGTCGAGCT
This is a stretch of genomic DNA from Impatiens glandulifera chromosome 4, dImpGla2.1, whole genome shotgun sequence. It encodes these proteins:
- the LOC124934321 gene encoding uncharacterized protein LOC124934321, with protein sequence MSLRIKAVVDKFVQELKEALDADIQDRIMKEREMQSYIEEREREVAEREAAWKSELSQREAEIARQEARLKMERENLEKEKSVLMGTASNQDNQDGALEITVSGEKFRCLRFSKAKK
- the LOC124935591 gene encoding LEAF RUST 10 DISEASE-RESISTANCE LOCUS RECEPTOR-LIKE PROTEIN KINASE-like 1.2; protein product: MNASIFFVFLILLNIITCSGQNTNCQPCENLGGTCENENGGFVCICHDGQGNPTPCIIPKDHKRDWLLKTGIAIGASVFTLLVVALVIFLYRRRNKQSSYANLSWLASRLTWSSQASPGKDIEKDIRKAPASNYFGVQVFTCGELDKATCHFNSSRELGDGGFASVYLGKLRDGRLVAVKRLHDNNYKRFEQFVNEIELLARLRHKNLVTLYGCTSYKSQTPLLVYEYISNGTIADHLHGKRSSPGSLSWNSRMSIAVETATALSYLHASDVIHRDVKTANILLDDNFTVKVADFGLSRLFPTHVTHVSTAPQGTPGYVDPEYHKCYQLTDKSDVYSFGVVLIELISSMPAVDITRHRREINLSDMAINKIQCHTLHELVDPAIGYESDYKTRMMVDKVAELAFQCLQDSKDFRPTMDEVLEILQGIQKEGFELKHDGDSEFVDLSSSEL
- the LOC124935590 gene encoding protein SAR DEFICIENT 1-like, producing MAAKRLSDDYSGKNQEQPPAKRTNLPSFLPMIKEVTKNPEKFMKDFCSILEPILRKVVCEEVEGELKRILLMSTLSKTPSFQTEIHPLLTLKFSNRLCLPIFTGTKITDIDKNPLKIFLVNLNRDENFVLSTPLKLELVVIDGEFSDGDQTNWTSDEFERSIVKARDGKRPLLVGELMVSMRDGYALVGKIEITDNSSWLKSRKFRIGVRVVQGGGDDVQVREALTEAFVVKDHRGELYKKNHPPMLRDELWRLEKIGKQGVFLRRLNSAGIKNVQDFLKLYYVDHLRLRDIFGNMMSDKIWNVIVKQAKTCILDNKVYIHRRNNYILFLNPICQVVKAIIDGQTFHKVDSSNAVIRSLVKEAYDNWHSLEEYDEQTQGDQMICQQYYNNHQNIHTRSNNFYMHACLPDKSIKIGDTNSNVPDNICDTRRLTEKQGRTISERESSATASSDSDSDADSDSDSDSDHLRGTEPLPRGRSGQQHRKLGRYDIIEFTY